One Aegilops tauschii subsp. strangulata cultivar AL8/78 chromosome 2, Aet v6.0, whole genome shotgun sequence genomic window, TTGCCTGTTGATGAGGCCTTGTGTGCAATATGTGTGACGACCATGTTATATTATGTCTATTTAGAGTTCGGTCACGTACTCATTTATTTTAGGACATAAAAACTTGGCACGCTAAACAAAACAAAAATGCAAAGGGGTGAAGGGACCTTTGCTTGGTTTGATGTTATGATTGAAGTGTGATCTTGCATTGATGTTCTACAAAGCGATTTGCTAGGAAAGAGTGAATTCCAGGAAGCTACAAGTTTAATATACGATCTATCACTAAGCTACAGATTGAAGAACAAATATTACAACTACAGATTCGAGCAAACACCATGTAGTTTTGTGGTGTAATTGCCAAATTGGTCACTAAATCTGCAGTTCTTTGAAGTTGGTCAAATCTGTAGCTTTATCATACAATTGGTCCATAAATCTGTGTGTGAAGTTTCTTTAAATACGTAATTTTGAACATGTAGTTTTGCTAAATTTACTGCAGGAAAAATAGCAATTTAAACACTCATTTCACTGTTACTCTATTTATTCTGCAATGTTTGGTACCAATGCATTAAGTAACTGGTGCCAAGGAATCTTTAAGTAATTCTCTTTTTGAAGTTGGTCAAATCTTTAGTTGTATTATACAATGGGTCTATACATCTGCGTGTGAAGTTTATTTAAAATCGTAATTTCGTGATAGATTCTACACTGAACATGTAGTTGTACGAAATTTACTCCAGGACAAAATAGCTATTTAAACACCTATTCCACTGATGCAGATGTTTGATACCAATACAAGAAGTAACTGGCATAAAGGAATCTTCATATAATTCTGTTATTGTCTTTTCGAAAAATACGAGAACTGCTCAACAATAAGCACTACTCTGTAGGCAATCCCCAATTTGATTGTGATTGAATAGTTAAATATTGGAAAAAATAAGGTATGAATCAATTAGGACATGATAATAACTTAGCATGCATTTCTATCTTTCTGACCAGGGAAAATCCTTCTTTTTTCATGAAGTGTTTCAGAAAATTACAAATTTACAGCATCCATTTCCATATTTTAGCTATTAACAGCTCTCCCCCTTTTTTGTTTTGTTGCAGGGAGTAAGTTCGTTTGCTGCACTTGTGGGATTATTTCTGTTTTTGATAAAACCATAGGTTCTCTAATATATTATTTTCAGCCTATGTTTCATGATGGCATGAAAGAGTGGAGCTGTTGCAAGCAAAGAAGCCATGATTTTAGCTTATTTTTGGCTATTCCTGGGTAAGGATCCTCTCTCCTCCCATGACAGGCAGTGGCAGAATAGTAGTTATGTATTTCTTGTTATGCATGGTGTCATAGATACAGATTATGTTTGCAAATAATCTAAATTATTAGCGAGTCCAGTTCTCTATGCATTGCAATTAGAAAGTTAGATTTGCACCATCTATGGCTGATTTGTGATGGAACAGATGGGTGTTTGAGATTTCGTTGGTCACCGATTAGGAATTAGCACTATGATCAACCATTCTCATTTCCTTCATTTGTTGCCTAGGACTTAGACTTGTCTAATTTATAGCTTGATTGAACGTGGGGGTTCACTTGTCAACATACCTTTTTAAATCCAGGTTGTTTGTTTCTGTAAGGTACTACTACTGTCTGATAAGGAGAACCCTGTATGCATTTATTTTGATTATTCGAAGTCTAGTACAGTTTCCTTCTTAATGTCATGTTATAATGGGTCTTTGGTAAGTACTGTAATTTAACTTGTTTGGCCCAGTCAATATCATTGCGCTACATCGCTACATGGCCGAATAAACATATGCTTGCAGTTCAGAGTTTAGACTGAACAGGTTCTCAGTTATCTTATTGGTTCATTTTACTGATTAAGCGCAGCATAATGTACAGAAGATATTTGTATGTTAGTGCTTTGGCTACTTCACCACCCTCTATTAAATCAGCTTGAattggctaaagaaagttattcCACTTTTCAGGGAGCTCCAGTGATATGGCTCCAATTTGCTGGCAAATAAACCTGAAAACGATGCCTTATGTCTCGGTTCTTACAGTACTATTTTTGTAACGTAATCAATGTTCCAGCTTTAACCATTGCCTTCTCTCATTCTAGAGCAGACCGTCCTTGCTTTAAGTATCAACACCCATGACCTGTTATATTTAGGGAAACTAGACATAACTGACCGCATTCTCTACCGTGGTGTAGATGTGCCACAGGGAAGCATACAACTGAGAAACCAGTCACAAAAGCTGTTTCTCTTAACTCAAAGGCAACCCCACCAAAGTTAGCTCCAATCCAGTCTTCTAAGCAGGGTGTGGAAACCGAGGCCTGCTCCAGGTGCCGTCAGGGTTTCTTTTGCTCCGACCATGGTGAGTTTTGTGTCTTTGAACTCTCAATGTGACAATGCATAACTTCAAAAAATTggttgattttttttcttttgttgaaAAATTTAGTGTATGAACCATTCATCAATGTATTTTTAGGATCACAGCCCAAGGCACAAAAACCAGTTGCTGTAAATGGTACAAATACGGAACCTGTCGAAAAATGCTCAGTTCCACAGCCCAAGAAAAAAGTTGTTAATATAAATGAGCCTAGGGTTTGTAAGAATAAAGGATGTGGTAAAACCTACAAAGAGAAGGATAACCATGATGCTGCATGTGAATACCATCCAGGTCCTGCGGTTTTCCATGACAGGAATAGAGGGGTACGTATTTTCCCTCTAATTAAATTCATGTTCATGTATGTTCACCCTGATTCTTACCTCCCATGTATTTTCTCTTGCAGTGGAAGTGTTGCGATGTCCACGTCAAGGAGTTTGACGAATTTATGGAGATACCTCCATGCACAAAGGGCTGGCACAATGCTGATGCCGTATGAGTTcacaccatgactcttgcattaAGAGTTATATTTGTTGTATTATCTCCTGGTGCATAAGGTTGGCATCTTGCCGCAATTTCTGGAGAACTGTGCTTGGAAGTGTGACCTGATATTCAAGAATAGGCTGCTTGAGTGAGTAATTACCTCGAAATCTCATGTGATGTTTCATGTAATCTGGAATCGGAACTTGAAACCATATGTGCACACTCAATTTAGTAATTTAACTATGCCCTTTTGAAGTTAAATGTGCTGCTGCTTGAGTGAGCTATGGGTAATTACCTCGAGACCTCATGTGATGTTTCAAATAATCTGGAATTGGTACTTGAAACTATGTGTGGACACTCAATTTAGTACTCTACTGAAATATGCCATTTTGAAGTTAGATGTGCCGCTGCTCGAAGCATTTGTGCAGTATTCTGCAACTGATGTGATGGAGTGAAGCCCTGAGCATGCTGGCTCCCTGTCTGTTGTATTGCTCGGTCGCATTCAGTGAAGTAATCGCGCGCTAGTGTAAAGAATTACACTTTATTCATTGACAtccaatgtatatatatatatatatatatacatgtacaacAGCTCACGATGGACCAAAGGGCAGAGGGCTTCAACACGTACAAATACACTCACATTATGGGTAGTTGTTCACACATGCATAACGCGACCTCACTGACATGGATGGCTACAGATTACTGCAAACTTGGCCGAAAGAAAACAACAGAATACGGCTACCTTCATTTAGGGGATGCCAATGATTGGGATGAAAGGGAATACGTAGATGA contains:
- the LOC109750056 gene encoding cysteine and histidine-rich domain-containing protein RAR1, whose protein sequence is MFHDGMKEWSCCKQRSHDFSLFLAIPGCATGKHTTEKPVTKAVSLNSKATPPKLAPIQSSKQGVETEACSRCRQGFFCSDHGSQPKAQKPVAVNGTNTEPVEKCSVPQPKKKVVNINEPRVCKNKGCGKTYKEKDNHDAACEYHPGPAVFHDRNRGWKCCDVHVKEFDEFMEIPPCTKGWHNADAV